The Halobacterium litoreum genome includes a region encoding these proteins:
- a CDS encoding carbohydrate kinase family protein produces MVRVVVAGHVNWDVTLRVDELPEPDGEAQIVSQRRSGGGSAANVAVALAGFDVSTGLVGSVGDDENGLLARRELDEARVNLDALRVVEDAETSVKYLVVADEGEVMVLGNDGANEAVAPEHVDSEYVAGADHLHLTSQRPDTAASLARTASEAGVTVSFDPGRRLAERDFADTIAYTDVLFVNDREALSVLDEDATYAESELSDRVVVVKHGSEGATAHTPDGSYEHPGFDVEPLDTTGAGDAFAAGFLTVLLEDADAHERALEYANACGALAAQKEGARTAPSGPAVEAFLDEQF; encoded by the coding sequence ATGGTTCGAGTCGTCGTCGCCGGCCACGTCAACTGGGACGTCACGCTCCGCGTGGACGAACTCCCCGAACCCGACGGGGAAGCCCAAATCGTCTCACAGCGGCGCTCCGGGGGCGGGAGCGCGGCGAACGTCGCGGTCGCGCTCGCCGGCTTCGACGTGTCGACGGGACTCGTCGGGAGCGTCGGCGACGACGAGAACGGCCTGCTCGCGCGCCGCGAACTCGACGAAGCGCGCGTGAATCTGGACGCCCTCCGCGTCGTGGAGGACGCCGAGACGAGCGTGAAGTACCTCGTCGTCGCGGACGAGGGCGAAGTGATGGTGCTCGGGAACGACGGCGCGAACGAGGCCGTCGCACCCGAACACGTCGACTCAGAGTACGTCGCGGGCGCCGACCACCTCCACCTCACCAGCCAGCGCCCGGACACCGCCGCGTCCCTCGCGCGCACCGCTTCGGAGGCCGGCGTCACCGTCTCCTTCGACCCCGGTCGCCGGCTCGCCGAACGCGACTTCGCCGACACCATCGCGTACACCGACGTCCTGTTCGTGAACGACCGCGAGGCGCTGTCCGTCCTCGACGAGGACGCGACGTACGCCGAGTCGGAACTCAGCGACCGCGTCGTCGTCGTGAAACACGGGTCGGAGGGCGCGACGGCCCACACGCCCGACGGCTCCTACGAACACCCCGGCTTCGACGTGGAACCCCTCGACACCACGGGCGCCGGTGACGCGTTCGCCGCCGGCTTCCTCACGGTCCTGCTGGAGGACGCCGACGCCCACGAGCGCGCGCTGGAGTACGCGAACGCCTGCGGCGCGCTCGCCGCCCAGAAAGAGGGCGCGCGCACCGCGCCGTCCGGCCCCGCCGTCGAGGCGTTCCTCGACGAACAGTTCTAG
- a CDS encoding WD40/YVTN/BNR-like repeat-containing protein, giving the protein MRLLAAYPDRVLAWEDDSVTTVFEGDVQCLDAGPAGVYAGTSDGVYRETSDGWERAVGLGDVTAVAVDDGVWAGTEPSAVYRSEDGETFSECGGLTDLPSSDDWAFPPRPSTHHVRWIESTRDRLYVAIEAGALVRTEDGGETWQDRVASGPIDTHGMETHPDRPHLAYSAAGDGFYVTGDGGDAWHTEEEGLDRTYCWSVVCDPGDPPALLLSAAHGPRHAHDAGTAESAVYRRNGDGWERCTGLPGPEGLLASVLATTGEAEVALAATNRGLYRTDDWGETWTELGGDWPDGLTTERPRALVVV; this is encoded by the coding sequence ATGCGACTCCTCGCCGCCTACCCGGACCGCGTGCTCGCGTGGGAGGACGACAGCGTCACCACCGTCTTCGAGGGCGACGTGCAGTGTCTCGACGCCGGTCCCGCCGGCGTGTACGCCGGCACGAGCGACGGCGTCTACCGGGAGACCAGCGACGGCTGGGAGCGCGCCGTCGGCCTCGGTGACGTGACCGCGGTCGCCGTGGACGACGGCGTGTGGGCGGGCACGGAACCGAGCGCCGTCTACCGGAGCGAGGACGGCGAGACGTTCTCGGAGTGCGGCGGCCTCACCGACCTGCCGTCGAGCGACGACTGGGCGTTCCCGCCGCGTCCCTCCACCCACCACGTCAGGTGGATCGAATCGACGCGAGACCGCCTCTACGTCGCCATCGAGGCGGGCGCGCTCGTCCGCACCGAGGACGGCGGCGAGACGTGGCAGGACCGCGTCGCCTCCGGCCCCATCGACACGCACGGGATGGAGACGCATCCGGACCGCCCGCACCTCGCGTACTCGGCGGCGGGCGACGGCTTCTACGTCACGGGCGACGGCGGCGACGCGTGGCACACCGAGGAGGAGGGCCTCGACCGGACGTACTGCTGGAGTGTCGTCTGCGACCCCGGCGACCCGCCCGCACTCTTGCTGTCGGCGGCCCACGGCCCGCGGCACGCACACGACGCGGGGACCGCCGAGAGTGCGGTCTACCGCCGGAACGGCGACGGCTGGGAGCGCTGTACCGGCCTCCCGGGGCCGGAGGGCTTGCTCGCGTCCGTGCTCGCGACGACGGGCGAAGCCGAAGTCGCGCTCGCGGCGACGAACCGCGGCCTCTACCGCACCGACGATTGGGGCGAGACGTGGACCGAACTCGGCGGCGACTGGCCCGACGGCCTGACAACCGAGCGCCCGCGCGCCCTCGTCGTCGTGTGA
- a CDS encoding nucleoside phosphorylase, translated as MAKQPHLLVEEGDVHDIALIPGDPGRVDRIASHCDDSEVVAENREYKVVNATYEGVELTISSTGIGCPSAAIAVEELAKVGVETFIRVGTIGGLQEDVEVGDMIVATGAAKEEGTSKRYESEVYPAVPDYDVLTSLVDSAEANDEEVHVGPIVSDDAFYNESDEYVEDWNDAGLLAIEMEAATVFSLARRRGLSAGAICTVDGNLVAGNQKGADSDDELPEKAKNNVARAIDIALDSVVELA; from the coding sequence ATGGCAAAACAGCCGCACCTGCTCGTCGAGGAGGGGGACGTCCACGACATCGCGCTGATTCCGGGGGACCCGGGTCGCGTGGACCGCATCGCGTCGCACTGCGACGACAGCGAAGTGGTGGCGGAGAACCGCGAGTACAAGGTCGTCAACGCCACCTACGAGGGCGTCGAGTTGACCATCAGCTCCACCGGCATCGGCTGTCCGAGCGCCGCCATCGCCGTCGAGGAACTGGCGAAGGTGGGCGTCGAGACGTTCATCCGCGTCGGCACCATCGGCGGCCTCCAGGAGGACGTCGAGGTCGGCGACATGATTGTCGCCACCGGCGCCGCCAAGGAGGAGGGGACGAGCAAGCGCTACGAGTCCGAGGTCTACCCCGCCGTCCCCGACTACGACGTGCTCACGAGCCTCGTGGATTCGGCAGAAGCCAACGACGAGGAGGTCCACGTCGGCCCCATCGTGAGCGACGACGCGTTCTACAACGAGAGCGACGAGTACGTCGAGGACTGGAACGACGCCGGCCTGCTCGCCATCGAGATGGAGGCCGCGACCGTGTTCTCGCTCGCGCGCCGCCGCGGCCTCTCGGCGGGCGCCATCTGCACCGTCGACGGCAACCTCGTCGCGGGCAACCAGAAGGGCGCGGACAGCGACGACGAACTCCCGGAGAAGGCGAAGAACAACGTCGCGCGCGCCATCGACATCGCGCTCGACTCCGTCGTCGAGTTGGCGTAA
- a CDS encoding M24 family metallopeptidase, translated as MTDAYPALTGHLADAGTDGYLLDADGDDSNQRYLSGMDSLGEFVALYADGEVRLLVPDLEAPRAEAESDADAVRRRSEFGFGDLVVERGPALAGPLATARFLADYGVESVSVPPNFPTGTADALRDEGIEVVADYDDAVTGVRAVKSPAEIEAVAAAQRANEDAMAAVEALLADAAVEDGVLRLGGDTVTSERVREVIEAELRDAGCELSECIVASGPEAAKAHAVGSGPIRAGEPVIVDVFPRDEASGYVGDMTRTFVKGDPDEKVREWYEVTREAYETALAAIEPGVTGEAVNDAVCDVFEAAGYPTLRTDEATDDGLYHPTGHGVGLDLHEEPKLSWGAGELEPGNVVTVEPGCYEQGVGGVRLEDVVVVTEDGYRNLNDYPRDLRVV; from the coding sequence GTGACCGACGCGTACCCAGCCCTGACCGGCCACCTCGCCGACGCGGGCACCGACGGCTACCTCCTCGACGCGGACGGCGACGACAGCAATCAGCGCTACCTCTCCGGGATGGACTCGCTCGGCGAGTTCGTGGCGCTGTACGCCGACGGCGAGGTTCGCTTGCTCGTGCCCGACCTCGAAGCGCCGCGCGCGGAGGCCGAGAGCGACGCCGACGCGGTGCGCCGGCGCTCAGAGTTCGGCTTCGGTGACCTCGTCGTGGAGCGCGGGCCGGCGCTCGCCGGCCCGCTCGCGACGGCGCGCTTCCTCGCCGACTACGGCGTCGAGTCGGTGTCCGTCCCGCCGAACTTCCCGACCGGGACCGCCGACGCGCTCCGCGACGAGGGCATCGAGGTCGTTGCCGACTACGACGACGCCGTGACCGGCGTGCGCGCCGTGAAATCTCCCGCGGAAATCGAGGCCGTCGCCGCCGCCCAGCGCGCGAACGAGGACGCGATGGCGGCCGTCGAGGCCCTGCTCGCCGACGCGGCCGTCGAGGACGGCGTGCTCCGCCTCGGCGGCGACACCGTGACCAGCGAGCGCGTCCGGGAGGTAATCGAGGCCGAACTCCGGGACGCGGGCTGTGAACTCAGCGAGTGCATCGTCGCCTCGGGCCCCGAGGCCGCGAAAGCCCACGCAGTCGGTTCGGGACCGATTCGCGCCGGCGAGCCCGTCATCGTCGACGTCTTCCCTCGCGACGAGGCGTCGGGGTACGTCGGCGACATGACGCGCACGTTCGTCAAAGGCGACCCCGACGAGAAGGTGCGGGAGTGGTACGAGGTCACCCGCGAAGCCTACGAGACTGCGCTCGCTGCCATCGAACCCGGCGTCACCGGCGAAGCCGTCAACGACGCCGTCTGCGACGTGTTCGAGGCCGCGGGCTACCCGACGCTCCGCACCGACGAGGCGACCGACGACGGCCTCTACCACCCCACCGGCCACGGCGTCGGCCTCGACCTCCACGAGGAACCGAAACTGAGCTGGGGCGCCGGCGAACTCGAACCCGGCAACGTCGTCACCGTCGAACCCGGCTGCTACGAGCAGGGCGTCGGCGGCGTCCGCCTCGAAGACGTCGTGGTCGTCACCGAGGACGGCTACCGGAACCTCAACGACTACCCGCGAGACCTGCGGGTGGTGTGA
- a CDS encoding universal stress protein, whose product MLRELRRRLAAARRRAYRFERREAREFRRWIETTSNLTRVSVLLFVPLLVGLVTLLANSVDLVSFLLFPPLASGTYTLFSDPEGRYSDPRKFVGGMTVGALCGWAAVAGTATYVYRVPPEAMGAHAGAAALGVLLTGVATWALNLELPTAYSTALLVLITGTAQLAYVVSVALSTSLVAIVFVVWRNEFYEERARYLYQTTKADDHVIVPMRGEHANQTAMFGARIAAAHDAGKVVLLDVVADEDVAAAERASIDGERADYIDEPESAAEEQAADAAARELEQQASRIETRVGVPCDVVVAVADGDPSRTVLRAADETNSDLVVAPFETERGSLTPFVRGLFGSDTDVVAFRGDGERTRWKRIMVPVRSASDTAHAMLDYAQRLAGKTGSVSACSCIDAERDRRTTESMLANLTETVDSRCETRVSRSDVEEFLRRNDSHYDLVFLGASTDRSRASKFVSRPTYERVQDIETDFAVVHMG is encoded by the coding sequence ATGCTCCGGGAACTGCGGCGGCGACTGGCGGCGGCGCGCCGCCGCGCGTACCGGTTCGAGCGCCGGGAAGCCCGCGAGTTCCGGCGCTGGATAGAGACGACGAGCAACCTCACTCGCGTCTCGGTGTTGCTGTTCGTCCCCCTGCTCGTGGGGCTGGTGACGCTGCTCGCGAACAGCGTCGACCTCGTCTCGTTTCTCCTCTTCCCGCCGCTGGCCTCGGGCACGTACACGCTGTTCTCGGACCCCGAGGGCCGGTACTCGGACCCGCGGAAGTTCGTCGGCGGGATGACCGTCGGCGCGCTCTGCGGGTGGGCGGCGGTCGCGGGGACCGCGACGTACGTCTACCGCGTGCCGCCCGAGGCGATGGGCGCACACGCCGGCGCGGCGGCGCTCGGCGTCCTCCTCACGGGCGTCGCGACGTGGGCGCTGAACCTTGAACTGCCGACCGCGTACTCGACGGCGCTGCTCGTGCTCATCACGGGCACCGCCCAGCTCGCGTACGTGGTGAGCGTCGCGCTCTCGACGAGCCTCGTCGCCATCGTGTTCGTGGTGTGGCGAAACGAGTTCTACGAGGAGCGCGCGCGCTACCTCTACCAGACGACGAAAGCCGACGACCACGTCATCGTGCCGATGCGGGGCGAGCACGCGAACCAGACCGCGATGTTCGGCGCTCGCATCGCGGCCGCCCACGACGCCGGGAAGGTCGTTCTCTTGGACGTCGTGGCCGACGAAGACGTGGCGGCCGCCGAGCGCGCGAGCATCGACGGCGAGCGCGCCGACTACATCGACGAACCGGAGTCGGCGGCCGAGGAGCAGGCCGCGGACGCGGCGGCCCGGGAACTCGAACAGCAGGCGTCACGCATCGAGACGCGCGTCGGCGTGCCCTGTGACGTGGTGGTCGCGGTGGCCGACGGCGACCCCTCCCGGACCGTTCTGCGCGCCGCCGACGAGACGAACTCGGATTTGGTGGTCGCGCCGTTCGAGACCGAGCGCGGGTCGCTCACGCCGTTCGTCCGCGGGCTGTTCGGGAGCGACACCGACGTGGTGGCGTTCCGGGGGGACGGCGAGCGAACGCGCTGGAAGCGCATCATGGTGCCCGTGCGGTCGGCGTCGGACACCGCTCACGCGATGCTGGACTACGCGCAGCGTCTCGCGGGGAAGACCGGGAGCGTCAGCGCCTGCTCGTGTATCGACGCGGAGCGGGACCGCCGCACCACGGAGTCGATGCTCGCGAACCTCACGGAGACGGTGGATTCGCGCTGCGAGACGCGCGTGTCGCGGTCGGACGTCGAGGAGTTCCTCCGGCGGAACGACAGCCACTACGACCTCGTCTTCCTCGGCGCGAGCACCGACCGGTCGCGGGCGTCGAAGTTCGTCTCGCGCCCGACCTACGAGCGCGTACAGGACATCGAGACGGACTTCGCCGTCGTCCACATGGGTTAG
- a CDS encoding NAD-binding protein translates to MDLPGVERVTGRVAVVLTLAVAALSVLVGILGIVDPGASFGPFADVVPASASETAEFTGAITGFLMVGSALGLRRGLRAAWYSTMILLPVTAAQGVVQATPYSVPLVVLSVLAFPVLAVARGRFDRRISLSTSKLAAGIALVGVQAYGTVGTWALRDGFPAVETPLDAFYYTLVTASTVGYGDVTPATQEARLFSLSVLVLGTASFAIALGALLGPALEARFASALGRMTQSQLESLDGHVVVAGYGDLTEPILEELRAAGRELVVLTDDDEAASRLRERDVNVLVADPSDEASLERVNVDRARAVVAATNDDGQDALDILTVRETHPDVRVVAAATERENEAKLRRAGADTVISPAVIGARFIARSAFGDRKAEREAEDVGLDAALDEDA, encoded by the coding sequence ATGGACCTGCCGGGCGTCGAACGAGTGACCGGGCGCGTCGCCGTCGTGTTGACGCTCGCGGTGGCCGCGCTGTCCGTCCTCGTCGGCATTCTCGGCATCGTCGACCCGGGCGCGAGTTTCGGGCCGTTCGCGGACGTGGTGCCCGCGTCGGCCAGCGAGACGGCGGAGTTCACGGGCGCCATCACGGGCTTTCTGATGGTCGGGAGCGCGCTCGGCCTGCGCCGCGGCCTGCGCGCGGCGTGGTACTCCACGATGATTCTGCTCCCCGTGACGGCCGCACAGGGCGTCGTGCAGGCGACGCCGTACTCGGTGCCTCTCGTCGTGCTGTCGGTGCTCGCCTTTCCCGTGCTCGCGGTGGCGCGCGGGCGCTTCGACCGCCGCATCTCGCTTTCCACCAGCAAACTCGCGGCGGGCATCGCGCTCGTGGGCGTGCAGGCCTACGGGACGGTCGGCACGTGGGCGCTCCGCGACGGCTTCCCCGCCGTCGAGACGCCCCTGGACGCGTTCTACTACACGCTCGTCACCGCCAGCACCGTCGGATACGGCGACGTGACGCCCGCCACGCAGGAAGCGCGACTGTTCTCGCTTTCGGTGCTCGTGCTCGGCACCGCGAGTTTCGCCATCGCGCTCGGCGCGCTGCTCGGCCCCGCCCTCGAAGCCCGGTTCGCGAGCGCACTCGGACGCATGACACAGAGCCAGTTAGAGTCCCTCGACGGCCACGTCGTCGTCGCGGGCTACGGCGACCTGACGGAACCGATTCTCGAAGAACTCCGCGCCGCCGGCCGCGAACTCGTCGTGCTCACGGACGACGACGAAGCCGCCTCTCGGCTCCGCGAGCGCGACGTGAACGTCCTCGTCGCCGACCCCAGCGACGAGGCGTCACTGGAGCGCGTGAACGTCGACCGCGCCCGCGCGGTGGTCGCGGCGACCAACGACGACGGACAGGACGCCCTCGACATCCTCACCGTGCGCGAGACCCACCCGGACGTGCGCGTCGTCGCCGCCGCCACCGAACGCGAGAACGAGGCGAAACTCCGGCGTGCCGGCGCCGACACCGTCATCAGCCCCGCAGTCATCGGCGCGCGGTTCATCGCGCGCTCCGCGTTCGGCGACCGGAAGGCCGAGCGCGAAGCCGAAGACGTGGGTCTCGACGCCGCGCTCGACGAGGACGCCTAA
- a CDS encoding potassium transporter TrkA translates to MTSTPVQVLQGIYLGLLAGVVPALVAFAFGFLFKYVTGLSIPAFGVVVLGVALAGVNGGLLAFADPTITQAANSTTLVVALLVVSLSTFYMHAVGDRLGAELPRRITLRALRERTLNADVVSLVGGSREVTVRVVGAVRDVEGYPPLSDTLRAEIRDVEWRFPADLPLSELETRFADRLRSEFDVQEASVTLDERARASVAAAPPAAGVSKRTPVGTRAVSVQTLVPSGVARGDEVSLLVGDDRVDGTVVSAKTGVTPDGDADSAADVRPDGGEETVEREPTPAPTTTGGVGRLTVAVSRSDAERLLSAADARVVVKSRGTRREYELLGVLRRAGQRVRRVSLREDSPVVADAKTAADVRDEFGVAVLAVRSGGDWTVAPLGDAALAGEVFVAGSRADLDRFAEVAA, encoded by the coding sequence ATGACTTCGACTCCCGTGCAGGTCCTGCAGGGCATCTATCTGGGGCTGCTGGCGGGCGTCGTCCCGGCGCTCGTGGCGTTCGCGTTCGGGTTCCTCTTCAAGTACGTGACCGGACTCTCGATTCCGGCGTTCGGCGTCGTCGTCCTCGGCGTCGCGCTCGCCGGCGTGAACGGCGGTCTGCTGGCGTTCGCCGACCCCACGATAACGCAGGCGGCGAACTCCACGACGCTCGTCGTGGCGCTGCTGGTGGTGTCGCTGTCGACGTTCTACATGCACGCCGTCGGCGACCGACTCGGCGCGGAACTCCCGAGACGCATCACGCTCCGCGCGCTCCGCGAGCGCACGCTGAACGCGGACGTGGTGAGTCTCGTCGGCGGCAGCCGCGAGGTCACCGTGCGCGTCGTCGGCGCGGTGCGGGACGTCGAGGGCTACCCGCCGCTGTCCGACACCTTGCGCGCGGAGATTCGGGACGTCGAGTGGCGGTTCCCCGCCGACCTCCCGCTGTCGGAACTCGAAACGCGGTTCGCCGACCGCCTGCGCTCGGAGTTCGACGTGCAGGAGGCCTCGGTAACGCTGGACGAGCGCGCTCGCGCGAGCGTCGCCGCCGCGCCGCCCGCCGCCGGCGTCTCGAAGCGCACGCCGGTCGGGACGCGCGCCGTCTCGGTGCAGACGCTCGTCCCGTCGGGCGTCGCGCGCGGCGACGAGGTGTCGCTGCTCGTCGGCGACGACCGCGTGGACGGCACCGTCGTCTCGGCGAAGACCGGCGTCACCCCGGACGGCGACGCCGACTCGGCGGCGGACGTGCGGCCGGACGGCGGCGAGGAGACAGTAGAGCGCGAACCGACGCCGGCGCCGACCACCACCGGCGGCGTCGGTCGGCTGACGGTCGCCGTCTCGCGGTCGGACGCCGAGCGCCTGCTCTCGGCCGCGGACGCGCGCGTCGTCGTGAAATCGCGGGGGACGCGCCGCGAGTACGAACTGCTCGGCGTGCTGCGGCGCGCCGGTCAGCGCGTCCGCCGGGTCTCGCTCCGCGAGGACTCGCCGGTGGTCGCGGACGCGAAGACGGCGGCTGACGTGCGTGACGAGTTCGGCGTCGCGGTGCTGGCGGTGCGCTCGGGCGGCGACTGGACGGTCGCGCCGCTCGGTGACGCCGCGCTCGCGGGCGAGGTGTTCGTCGCCGGGTCGCGGGCCGACCTCGACCGGTTCGCGGAGGTGGCGGCGTGA
- a CDS encoding potassium transporter TrkA — translation MTAFAPVLDELQMATVAEAAGLALGAGVAVAVLAAAFRWYFRQRVPFGVALLVDAAVVTLYLNTRVALGDAVAGETDALAPLAVGFNLAVFGAAVVLVPAARRAGDRVGVQLLAATGTRELEGEVGQLVQAVGRAVAVELPEDIDDIEGYDPVAPAVKRDLAGRTLIFPRRLTVEQLRDRVVTRLKDDYEVGYVDVEVEKDGTATYLALGRRTAGIGHTLPPGTAAVAVRADPPNAAGAGDLVQVWETTGESPERVATAEIRGVHEDAVTLSLDEYDARGLAGGDYRLLTLPYEPGADRQFASLLRGADETMTVATVAADSDLDGATVGDVAGTVVAVRSADGVDAIPARDRVLAPEDTLYVVARPDAARRLDAAVAAPDAAESP, via the coding sequence GTGACCGCGTTCGCGCCCGTCCTCGACGAGTTGCAGATGGCGACCGTCGCGGAGGCGGCCGGACTGGCGCTCGGCGCGGGCGTCGCCGTCGCGGTGCTCGCGGCGGCGTTCCGGTGGTACTTCCGGCAGCGCGTGCCGTTCGGCGTCGCCCTGCTCGTGGACGCCGCCGTGGTGACGCTGTACCTGAACACGCGGGTCGCGCTCGGCGACGCGGTCGCCGGCGAGACGGACGCGCTCGCGCCGCTCGCGGTCGGGTTCAACCTCGCGGTGTTCGGTGCGGCCGTGGTGTTGGTGCCGGCGGCGCGCCGCGCGGGCGACCGCGTCGGCGTCCAACTGCTCGCGGCGACCGGCACGCGGGAACTGGAGGGCGAGGTCGGGCAACTCGTGCAGGCGGTCGGGCGCGCCGTCGCCGTCGAACTCCCCGAGGACATCGACGACATCGAGGGGTACGACCCGGTCGCGCCCGCCGTGAAACGCGACCTCGCGGGGCGCACGCTCATCTTCCCGCGCCGGCTCACCGTCGAGCAGTTGCGGGACCGCGTCGTCACCCGCCTCAAAGACGACTACGAGGTCGGCTACGTGGACGTGGAAGTCGAGAAGGACGGCACCGCGACGTATCTCGCGCTCGGCCGCCGCACCGCCGGTATCGGGCACACGCTCCCGCCGGGCACGGCCGCGGTCGCGGTGCGCGCCGACCCGCCGAACGCGGCGGGCGCGGGCGACCTCGTGCAGGTCTGGGAGACGACCGGCGAGTCGCCCGAGCGCGTCGCGACGGCCGAGATACGCGGCGTCCACGAGGACGCGGTGACGCTCTCGCTCGACGAGTACGACGCGCGCGGGCTGGCGGGCGGCGACTATCGCCTGCTCACGCTCCCGTACGAACCGGGCGCGGACCGCCAGTTCGCGAGCCTGCTCCGTGGCGCCGACGAGACGATGACGGTGGCGACGGTCGCCGCGGACAGCGACCTCGACGGCGCGACGGTCGGCGACGTGGCGGGGACGGTGGTCGCGGTGCGGTCGGCCGACGGCGTGGACGCGATTCCTGCCCGCGACCGCGTGCTCGCACCCGAGGACACGCTGTACGTGGTCGCGCGACCGGACGCCGCCCGGAGACTCGACGCCGCGGTCGCGGCGCCCGACGCCGCCGAGTCCCCGTAG
- a CDS encoding ubiquitin-like small modifier protein 1: MEWKLFADLAEVGGDKHVDVAVGADATVGDALDALLDARPALRDRVLTEDGDLRPHVNVLHNGENVRTEGDGLAQSVESGDELAMFPPVSGG; the protein is encoded by the coding sequence ATGGAGTGGAAACTGTTCGCGGACCTCGCGGAGGTCGGCGGCGACAAGCACGTCGACGTCGCGGTGGGCGCGGACGCCACGGTCGGCGACGCGCTCGACGCGCTCTTGGACGCGCGCCCGGCGCTCCGCGACCGCGTGCTCACCGAGGACGGCGACCTGCGACCGCACGTCAACGTCCTGCACAACGGCGAGAACGTGCGCACGGAGGGCGACGGGCTCGCCCAGTCGGTCGAGTCGGGCGACGAACTCGCGATGTTCCCGCCGGTGAGCGGGGGCTGA
- a CDS encoding glycerophosphodiester phosphodiesterase has protein sequence MYELAHRGFAGVAPENTLAAVESAVNRAHGVEVDVQPASDGTPVVFHDHRLDAEADSRGVTDRSGFVWDATPDELADADVLGSGEGVPTLADVAGVVPAGTEFHVELKSPGSEDARLGLPGPDASQWRPFVEAVTDALADCDAPVVFSSFFDGALEAAREVAPDTARAALCLDADRGLTRASEFDCRAFHPPLDAVDADLVDRAHGNGHTVNVWTIENWQDAHACREAGADGVITDYPGVLAWADGGAGW, from the coding sequence ATGTACGAACTCGCACACCGCGGGTTCGCGGGCGTCGCGCCAGAGAACACGCTCGCGGCCGTCGAGAGCGCGGTGAATCGGGCGCACGGCGTGGAGGTGGACGTCCAACCGGCGAGTGACGGCACCCCGGTCGTCTTCCACGACCACCGACTCGATGCCGAGGCGGACTCGCGGGGCGTCACCGACCGGTCGGGGTTCGTCTGGGACGCCACCCCGGACGAACTCGCGGACGCGGACGTGCTCGGTTCGGGAGAGGGCGTGCCGACGCTCGCCGACGTGGCCGGCGTCGTGCCGGCGGGCACGGAGTTCCACGTCGAACTGAAATCGCCCGGAAGCGAGGACGCGCGCCTCGGCCTCCCGGGGCCGGACGCCTCGCAGTGGCGGCCGTTCGTCGAAGCCGTGACCGACGCGCTCGCGGACTGCGACGCGCCCGTCGTCTTCTCCTCCTTTTTCGACGGCGCGCTGGAGGCCGCCCGAGAGGTCGCCCCCGACACCGCGCGCGCGGCGCTCTGTCTGGACGCCGACCGCGGGCTGACGCGCGCCAGCGAGTTCGACTGCCGGGCGTTCCACCCGCCACTCGACGCGGTGGACGCCGACCTCGTGGACCGCGCCCACGGGAACGGCCACACCGTCAACGTCTGGACTATCGAGAACTGGCAGGACGCTCACGCGTGCCGCGAGGCGGGCGCGGACGGCGTCATCACCGACTACCCGGGCGTGCTGGCGTGGGCCGACGGCGGCGCGGGCTGGTAG